The Chiloscyllium plagiosum isolate BGI_BamShark_2017 chromosome 3, ASM401019v2, whole genome shotgun sequence genomic interval ACCGGCGGCGGGACCTCGGCGTCCTCCCTCGGCtcctccagcagcagcagcaccaccaccgccgccgccgccgccaccACCTCCTCCGAGGCCTTCCTCATCCTGCCCCGGGAGGCCGAGGAGCACAAGCAGCGCACCCTCACCACCCtgctggagaaggtggagggctGCCAGGACATCCTGCAGACCCCGGGCCGCTACCTGGTCTACAACGGCGACCTGCTCGAATGCGATGCCGAGAGCGCCGCTCAGATCCAGAGGGTGCACGCCTTCCTCATGAACGACTGTCTGCTGGTGGCCGCCTGGCTGCCCAGCCGCCGTGGGGCCGTTCGCTACCGCTACGACGCCCTGTATCCACTGGATAGCTTCGCAGTGGTTAATGTCAAGGACAACGGGCCCATGCGGGACATGTTCAAGATCCTCCGGTTCCCCGACACGCGGGTCTTCCAGGCCGAGAACGCCAAGGTCAAGAAGGAGTGGCTGGAGATCCTGGACCAAACCAAGAAGAACAAGGCCCTGACTGAGCGCCTGGAGGTGGAGAAAGAGGAAGCCAAGGCCCGGTTGATGGTGGCTGAGGAAGAGAAGCAACAAAGGCCTCTGTCACCAAAAACTAACCCGTTTGAGGATGAGTCTGATCCGGCCATGGAGTTGGTGGACCTGAGCCTGGAATGGATTCAAGAGCTGCCCGAGGACCTGGACGTCTGTATTGCTCAGCGGGACTTTGAAGGGGCTGTTGACCTGCTGGACAAATTGACAGAGTACCTGAGTGGAGCAACCAGCCAGCCTGGGGTGCGTCAGCTGAGGAGTCGCGTAGATCAGAGGGTCCGCCGCCTGACTGATGTGCTGATGTATGAGTTGTCTCCTGGCCGCTCGCTTCGAGGTGGTCCACGGGCAACCCGCCGTGCTGTTTCTCAATTGATCCGACTGGGTCAATCCACCAAAGCCTGTGAACTCTTCTTGAAGAACCGGGCGGCTGCTGTGCAGACAGCAATCCGGCAGCTGCGCATTGAGGGTGCCACCCTGCTGTATATCCACAAACTCTGCAACATCTTCTTTACTGGCCTGCTGGACACAGCCAAGGAGTTTGAGATGGACTTTGCTGGTGACAGTGGCTGTTACTCAGCTTTTGTGGTGTGGTCACGCTCAGCAACTCGGCTGTTTGTGGACGCCTTCAGCAAGCAGGTATTTGACAGCAAGGAGAGCCTGTCGACCACGGCCGAGTGTGTGGAAGTGGCCaaagaacactgcagcaagctcaGTGAGATCGGCCTGGACCTCACCTtcactcttcagatgctgctggTCAAAGATATCAAGGCAGCCCTACACAGCTACAAGGGCATTATCATGGAGGCCACCAAGCACCGGAATTCAGAAGAGATGTGGCGAAGAATGAACCTGATGACACCTGAAGCCTTGGCAAAATTGAAGGAGGAGATGAAAGCCAGTGGCATCACCAATTTTGATCAGTACACTGGTGACGACTGCTGGGTCAATCTCAGCTACACCATTGTGGCCTTCACAAAGCAACTGATGGCCTTCTTGGAGGAAGGGCTGAAGCTGTACTTCCCTGAGCTGCACATGGTCCTTTTGGAAAGCCTGCGTGAGATCATCCTGGTGGCTGTGCAACATGTCGACTACAGCCTGCGCTGTGAGCAGGACCCAGAAAAGAAAGTCTTCATTCGTGAGAATGTTTCATTCCTGTATGAGACTGTGCTCCCTGTGGTGGAGAAACGTTTTGAGGAAGGAGTTGGAACACCAGCCAAGCAGCTCCAGGAGCTCCGCAATGGATCTCGAATCATTCGTGTCAATCCAGAAAGCACTAATTCATTTGTGTAAGCTGCAGGAGTATTTACAGATGAATCAATGATTGCAGACATTCCCTGCACAGCCATACAATTTTTATTAATTGCTTAAACAGTTTATGCGGCATTAGTGTTAATGGGACTTATCATGAACTTGCTACCTTAATGAATATACAGCATGAAGATCAATGTTTTCCAGTAGATGTGAGCTGCCAGTTTCATTTTCACTTCTCCTGTATTTTTGTGACTTGTTGTATTCCACTAGTAAAAACACTTGTGACAGTATTCGTATTTGTTTTAATCCAAACGCCTCTATGCAAGAACAATTGAATTTGATGAGAAGGTCTTTGCTGTTCAGCTGATAGAATTCAGCATAGGAAGATTGGTTTTGAATTCTAAATGCAAAAacaggtcttttttaaaatttctcagaGAATTATGGTACACTTAAAAGGCTGAAACTCTTTTTAAATCCCAGGGAAGTAAACCTGTTTCAGGAAAGGCTAAAACATGTTGAGGCCATCGTTTCATAAAGTCATGGCACAttgaacacagaaacagaccattatATCTTCTAAAACTGCATTGATGTTACTCTAGCGTAATGTCCACAGCCCTGACCAAGTCAGTTTTCCAGCAACCTCCCTTCTAGTTcaatttattgcagagaattgTAGGTTCTAACTATTCCCAATGTGAATGGTATTTTTTTTTCTAACATCTgattttagtttcattttatttctgaatacGTGGTTTTGCAGTTGGATGTCAATTTGCAGCTCAGTGAAATGGTGCTTGTTCATTGTTAGATAGGATGACCTGAAAGAATTGACANNNNNNNNNNNNNNNNNNNNNNNNNNNNNNNNNNNNNNNNNNNNNNNNNNNNNNNNNNNNNNNNNNNNNNNNNNNNNNNNNNNNNNNNNNNNNNNNNNNNNNNNNNNNNNNNNNNNNNNNNNNNNNNNNNNNNNNNNNNNNNNNNNNNNNNNNNNNNNNNNNNNNNNNNNNNNNNNNNNNNNNNNNNNNNNNNNNNNNNNNNNNNNNNNNNNNNNNNNNNNNNNNNNNNNNNNNNNNNNNNNNNNNNNNNNNNNNNNNNNNNNNNNNNNNNNNNNNNNNNNNNNNNNNNNNNNNNNNNNNNNNNNNNNNNNNNNNNNNNNNNNNNNNNNNNNNNNNNNNNNNNNNNNNNNNNNNNNNNNNNNNNNNNNNNNNNNNNNNNNNNNNNNNNNNNNNNNNNNNNNNNNNNNNNNNNNNNNNNNNNNNNNNNNNNNNNNNNNNNNNNNNNNNNNNNNNNNNNNNNNNNNNNNNNNNNNNNNNNNNNNNNNNNNNNNNNNNNNNNNgtttcctcccacagtccaaagatgtgcaggtcaggtgaattggccatgctaaattgcccgtagtattaggtaaggggtaaatgtaggggtatgggtgggttgcgcttcggtgggtcggtgtggacttgttgggccaaagggcctgtttccacactgtaggtaatctaaatctaagtgatggacagagctaagtgatcccacaaccagatcaaagttctgcagtcctgccatatccaggcttcatagtggtggacaattaaacaactcactggagaaggaggctctacaaatatcctcatcctaaatgatggaagagcacagcacatcaagtgcaaaagataaggctgaagccttcacaacaatcttcagccagaagtaccaagtggatgattcattgaagcctcctccagtggtccacaGCATCAcacatgccagtcttcagccaacttgattcactccatgtgatgtcaagaaacagttaagacactggatactgcaaaggctatgggccctgacaacgttgcagcaatagtactgaagatttaactccagaacttgccacctcACTGGCCAAGCTTATCCAGTAGCGACAACAATGGCATCCATCTGACAATAGCCCAGGTATTCATGTACACAAAAGACAGGACACACTTGCACCAAATCCTTTTTCACTAATGACTTCCTGTTTAATGACAAACATCGACTCCAGCTCAAGgaaagttttgattttaaaattcacatctttTTTGCAAGTCCCTCTATGGCCTGGCTATTCCCTAcctttgtaaaaacaatgactgcagatgctgaaaaccagagtttcgattagagtggtgctggaaaagcacatcagttcaggcagcattcgaggagcaggaaaatcgacgttttgggcaaaagcccttcatcagaaatacaggcagagtgcctgaagggtggagagataaatgagaggagggtggggatggggagaaagtagcacagagtacaaaaggtgagtgagggaggggatgaaggtgataggtcagggagtggataggtggaaaggaagataggcaggtaagacaagtcatggggacagtgctgagctggaagtttggagctggggtgaggtgggggaagggga includes:
- the exoc8 gene encoding exocyst complex component 8, encoding MAADVASRLRRQLEAPRFEPAQYVKQLSQQSDGDRDLQEHRHKIQSLADETAQNLKKNVYKNYRQFIETAREISYLESEMYQLSHILTEQKGIMDGLTQMLLTADREQQQGSRQLQPPVGTGGGTSASSLGSSSSSSTTTAAAAATTSSEAFLILPREAEEHKQRTLTTLLEKVEGCQDILQTPGRYLVYNGDLLECDAESAAQIQRVHAFLMNDCLLVAAWLPSRRGAVRYRYDALYPLDSFAVVNVKDNGPMRDMFKILRFPDTRVFQAENAKVKKEWLEILDQTKKNKALTERLEVEKEEAKARLMVAEEEKQQRPLSPKTNPFEDESDPAMELVDLSLEWIQELPEDLDVCIAQRDFEGAVDLLDKLTEYLSGATSQPGVRQLRSRVDQRVRRLTDVLMYELSPGRSLRGGPRATRRAVSQLIRLGQSTKACELFLKNRAAAVQTAIRQLRIEGATLLYIHKLCNIFFTGLLDTAKEFEMDFAGDSGCYSAFVVWSRSATRLFVDAFSKQVFDSKESLSTTAECVEVAKEHCSKLSEIGLDLTFTLQMLLVKDIKAALHSYKGIIMEATKHRNSEEMWRRMNLMTPEALAKLKEEMKASGITNFDQYTGDDCWVNLSYTIVAFTKQLMAFLEEGLKLYFPELHMVLLESLREIILVAVQHVDYSLRCEQDPEKKVFIRENVSFLYETVLPVVEKRFEEGVGTPAKQLQELRNGSRIIRVNPESTNSFV